From Scleropages formosus chromosome 9, fSclFor1.1, whole genome shotgun sequence, one genomic window encodes:
- the diras1a gene encoding GTP-binding protein Di-Ras1a codes for MPEQSNDYRVVVFGAGGVGKSSLVLRFVKGTFRDTYIPTVEDTYRQVISCDKSVCTLQITDTTGSHQFPAMQRLSISKGHAFILVYSITSRQSLEELKPIYQQVLTIKGSVENIPIMLVGNKCDETQREVETREGEAQAATWKCAFMETSAKTNYNVKELFQELLNLDKKRNMSLNIDGKRSNKQKRTDKLKGKCSVM; via the coding sequence ATGCCAGAGCAGAGCAATGATTACCGGGTGGTGGTGTTCGGGGCTGGTGGGGTGGGCAAGAGCTCCCTGGTGCTACGCTTCGTGAAGGGGACCTTCCGGGACACATACATCCCCACTGTGGAGGACACATACAGGCAGGTGATCAGCTGCGATAAGAGTGTTTGCACCCTACAGATCACTGATACCACAGGCAGCCACCAGTTCCCTGCCATGCAGCGCCTCTCCATTTCCAAGGGTCACGCCTTCATCCTGGTGTACTCCATCACCAGCCGACAGTCCCTGGAGGAGCTTAAGCCCATCTACCAGCAGGTGTTGACCATCAAGGGTAGTGTGGAGAACATCCCAATCATGCTGGTGGGGAACAAGTGTGATGAGACCCAACGGGAAGTGGAGACCAGGGAGGGAGAGGCACAGGCTGCAACCTGGAAGTGTGCGTTCATGGAAACCTCAGCAAAAACCAACTACAACGTCAAGGAGCTGTTCCAGGAGCTGCTCAACTTGGACAAGAAGAGGAATATGAGCCTCAACATCGATGGGAAGCGCTCCAACAAGCAGAAGAGGACCGACAAGCTCAAGGGCAAGTGCAGTGTGATGTAA